Part of the Petrotoga sp. 9PW.55.5.1 genome, ACCAAGCGTTGTGGCTTTTTTCAATGCGTTTTCTTTTATCTCTTCTATCATTCGTTCAGATACATCTTCAAAAGGGCATAGAACTTCTGATTTATCTCTTTTTTGTGTGTAATATTCAAGATTTTTTTGTATTTCATCAAAGTTCGAGTCTTCTACTTCAACTCTTCCTATAGATCTAACAAAACTTACAGTTTTTATACCAAACTCTTGTAGAAACTGTTTTGCCACATTTCCTACGGCCGTAAGAACACTTGTCCATCGAGCACTGTTTCTTTCTGTGTATATATTAAGGTCATCCAATCTATACTTTGACCAACAAGAGTAATCCCCATGCCCGGGTCTTGGAACTGTTCTTGGTTCTTTCACGGGATTTTTTGCCTTGTTGTTTATTATCAAAACAAGTGGTGCTCCAGTAGTTATTCCATTCCATAATCCAGCAATTATTTGAACTTCATCTTTTTCGAGCTTCATCCTGTTTCCCCTACCGTAGCCACTTTGCCTTCTTCTTAAATCTTCGTTTATTTTATCGGTATCTATTTTTAAACCTGCTGGTATTTCTTCTATTAAACCAACCATAGCAGGTCCATGGGAATCTCCGACTATTTTTATCTCCACTTTATTCACCTCTAACTACTTTTTTGAATACATTATTGAATATTTCTTCGTTATATATATCCCATATTTTTAGGTTTTCAACCGCTTGGTAAAACCAAAAACTTTTTCCATCTAAACAGTTTATCTTTAATTTTTGGGCAGTTTTTTGTAAGGGCGTGTGATTGTAGACTATATCGTATATTAAGGAAAGGTTTAAAAGATCATTTTCATCTAAATAGAAAGATTCTTGAAACATTCCTATTGAAGTAGCATTGATTAGAGTTTTAGAACCTCTAACGATACTTTTTAAATTTTCAAATGGTTCGACTTTTATTTCTATTTTATCTGAAAAAAATTTTTTTAACTTTTCAGCTTTTTCTTTTGTTCTATTCGTTAGATATATTTCTTTTACACCTTTCTTATATAACGCATATACGATAGATTTACTAGCTCCTCCTGCCCCTATTAAAAGTATGGGTTCAACTAATGGGAATTTCAGTGAGTAGTAAAAACCTTTCCAGTCTGTATTATAACCTTTATTTTTATAAATACAGTTTACAGCATTTATTTCCTTGGCATCTTCTATAATGTCAATATATTTTATAACCACTTCTTTGAAAGGTACAGTGATGTTTAATCCATCATAATTTTGAATGTAATTTTGGATTTTATTATCAAATTCAGAAGGTTCTATTACTATATCTTCATATGTTGCTTTGATATTAGCAGCTTTAAAGTAGCTATTGAATACTTTGTAAGAAAGACTTTCTTTTTTAGGATATTCTATTAGCCCAAATTTTTTCATTATTGGCTCCTTCTTATACTTGTTTAATTTCTAAGATTTCAAACTTTTGTATATACTTAAAAATTCGGGGAAAGATATGTTCACACATTCGAAGTTTTGTATCTTTATTGGATTTTCAGCTATTGTCCCTGCTATTGCAAGAGACATGGCGATTCTATGATCGTTGTAACTGTTACAAGTACAGTTTCCTTTTATCTTTTGCTTGCCTATTATATCAAATCCATCGTCTTTTTCAGTTATTTCGATTCCCAATTTTGTTAACTCACTACATATTGCTTTGATTCTGTCCGTTTCTTTGTATCTTAATTCTTTTGCATCTTTTATCGTTGTTTTGCCTTCTGCTTGAGTAGCTAATATGGATATTATAGGGATTTCATCGATTAGAGAAGGGATCATATCACCACTTATTTCTACTCCTTTTAATTTACTACTTTTAACTAAAAGATCACCAATAGGTTCGTTGTTTAGATTTCTTTCGTTTATGATAGAAATTTCTGCCCCCATCATCTTTAAAACATCTAATATTCCCGTACGGGTTGGATTTAGCCCTACATCTTTTATTAGAAGATTGGAGTTTTTAGTAATTAATGCAGCAACAATGAAGAAAGAAGCGGAAGAAATATCTCCCGGAACGAATATATCTTTACCTTTTAAATTATTTGCTGGTCCGCTTATTATCGTTGTTTTTTCTTTTTCAACGACATCTGCCCCCATATATTTCAACATTCTTTCAGTATGATCCCTTGATTTAGCTGGTTCTTTAACCATGGTTTTTCCTTTTGCATGTAAACCAGCCAAAATAATTGAAGATTTAACTTGGGCACTGGCAACAGGTGTTTCATACGTTATGGGAACAACTTTATCCGTTCCCAGAATTGTTATGGGAAGGTTTTCTCCACCTTTTCTACCAAAAAACCTACCTCCCATTTTTGATAAGGGATCAATTACCCTCTTCATGGGTCTTTTTTTTAGAGAATCATCCCCCGTTATAACGCTGTAAAATTTTTGAGCAGCTAAAACTCCCATGAGTAAACGTGTTGTTGTACCAGAATTTTTTGCATTCAACACATCAAAAGGCTCTCTAAAAGAGTTTAATCCGTTTCCACGCACGATGATTTCGTTTTTTGAAACCTGAGTTATATTTGCACCGATTGATTTTAATATCTCAAGGGTAGCCAAGGTATCTTCAGAAGTTAAAAAGTTATGTATCCTTGTTTCACCATTAGCTAAAGAACCTAAAATCAATCCCCTGTGAGAAATAGATTTATCCCCAGGAACGGTAATCTCAGTATTAATACTTTTTATAGGAACAGCTTCTATTTTCATTCTTTTCCCTCGCTTCTAGTTTTGAACGAACGAATTGATTCTAGTTCTTCTTTTATCTTTTCGTACTTATCGCTTGCAAGCTTTCGTTTGAATTTTTTTAATTCTTTTTCAAAGATAGTCAAAGATTCTATAATATTGTCCTTATTTTGTTTAAAAATATCT contains:
- the aroC gene encoding chorismate synthase, whose translation is MEIKIVGDSHGPAMVGLIEEIPAGLKIDTDKINEDLRRRQSGYGRGNRMKLEKDEVQIIAGLWNGITTGAPLVLIINNKAKNPVKEPRTVPRPGHGDYSCWSKYRLDDLNIYTERNSARWTSVLTAVGNVAKQFLQEFGIKTVSFVRSIGRVEVEDSNFDEIQKNLEYYTQKRDKSEVLCPFEDVSERMIEEIKENALKKATTLGGSIKTFATNVKAGLGSYADLFDRVDSKIGKYFLSIPSVKGVFIGHQDVSINGAQYQDPFTIDEGNIKRTKNYAGGIEAGITNGENIVVTTYFKPISTLAKPLDSVDLKTKDKVKAPYVRSDSVVIPAATVITENTLAIIIMEEIIDGFGNDNVELIKKRYFQK
- the aroA gene encoding 3-phosphoshikimate 1-carboxyvinyltransferase, whose protein sequence is MKIEAVPIKSINTEITVPGDKSISHRGLILGSLANGETRIHNFLTSEDTLATLEILKSIGANITQVSKNEIIVRGNGLNSFREPFDVLNAKNSGTTTRLLMGVLAAQKFYSVITGDDSLKKRPMKRVIDPLSKMGGRFFGRKGGENLPITILGTDKVVPITYETPVASAQVKSSIILAGLHAKGKTMVKEPAKSRDHTERMLKYMGADVVEKEKTTIISGPANNLKGKDIFVPGDISSASFFIVAALITKNSNLLIKDVGLNPTRTGILDVLKMMGAEISIINERNLNNEPIGDLLVKSSKLKGVEISGDMIPSLIDEIPIISILATQAEGKTTIKDAKELRYKETDRIKAICSELTKLGIEITEKDDGFDIIGKQKIKGNCTCNSYNDHRIAMSLAIAGTIAENPIKIQNFECVNISFPEFLSIYKSLKS
- a CDS encoding shikimate dehydrogenase — translated: MKKFGLIEYPKKESLSYKVFNSYFKAANIKATYEDIVIEPSEFDNKIQNYIQNYDGLNITVPFKEVVIKYIDIIEDAKEINAVNCIYKNKGYNTDWKGFYYSLKFPLVEPILLIGAGGASKSIVYALYKKGVKEIYLTNRTKEKAEKLKKFFSDKIEIKVEPFENLKSIVRGSKTLINATSIGMFQESFYLDENDLLNLSLIYDIVYNHTPLQKTAQKLKINCLDGKSFWFYQAVENLKIWDIYNEEIFNNVFKKVVRGE